A region of Salvelinus alpinus chromosome 6, SLU_Salpinus.1, whole genome shotgun sequence DNA encodes the following proteins:
- the LOC139579008 gene encoding uncharacterized protein yields the protein METLNEIDHLQSSGFGRPRPRHGLQLLHWFSNDYVTFNNDSEMVTVRNPKKKAFGFHRFFDNIEEHDGQCNQLLPEQDLPYYEVGNLNAAGSENLPDSVIQNHTENNDDSNIDRIIISLQSDRVLDRIYVTQHDHHRGAFDPQRTYRISKGLISIIRNLDLDDLLEQTGYSLPCPSSMDTLNEMRHLQSSGFGTPRPRHGLYLLHWFAHDYVKFNKKGEMLTVCNPEKNVFGFHRFFDNIEEHDGQRNQLLPDQGLPYYEVGNLNAPGSRNLPRYVRKNYIGHNDDSNIDRIIISIQSDRVLGRIYVTQHDHHRGAFDPQHTYRISKGLISIIRNLDLNELLEQTG from the coding sequence ATGGAGACACTGAACGAAATTGATCACCTCCAATCGTCTGGCTTTGGTAGACCCCGGCCTAGACACGGCCTTCAACTCCTTCACTGGTTCTCCAACGACTATGTCACATTCAACAACGACAGCGAGATGGTGACAGTGCGCAACCCTAAGAAGAAGGCGTTTGGCTTCCACCGCTTCTTCGACAACATAGAGGAGCATGATGGCCAATGTAACCAACTGCTACCAGAACAGGACTTACCATACTacgaagtgggaaatctgaatgCTGCAGGGTCTGAGAACCTGCCTGATTCTGTCATCCAAAACCACACAGAAAACAATGATGACAGCAACATAGACCGGATCATCATCAGCCTCCAGTCAGACCGTGTGTTGGACAGAATCTACGTGACCCAACATGATCATCACAGAGGTGCTTTTGACCCCCAGCGCACCTATCGCATCAGTAAGGGGTTGATCAGTATCATCCGTAATCTGGACCTGGATGATCTCCTGGAGCAGACTGGATACTCACTTCCTTGTCCTTCCTCCATGGACACACTTAACGAAATGAGACACCTCCAGTCATCTGGCTTTGGTACACCCCGACCTAGACACGGCCTTTATCTCCTTCACTGGTTCGCCCACGACTACGTCAAATTCAACAAAAAGGGTGAAATGTTGACAGTGTGCAACCCTGAGAAAAACGTGTTTGGCTTCCACCGCTTCTTCGACAACATAGAGGAGCATGATGGCCAGCGTAACCAACTGCTACCAGACCAGGGCTTACCATACTACGAAGTGGGCAATCTGAATGCCCCTGGGTCTAGGAACCTACCGCGTTATGTCCGCAAAAACTACATAGGACACAATGACGACAGCAACATAGACCGGATCATTATCAGCATACAGTCAGACCGTGTGTTGGGCAGAATCTACGTGACCCAACATGATCATCACAGAGGTGCTTTTGACCCCCAGCACACCTATCGCATCAGTAAGGGGTTGATCAGTATCATCCGTAATCTGGACCTGAATGAACTCCTGGAGCAGACTGGATAG